A window of Rattus norvegicus strain BN/NHsdMcwi chromosome 14, GRCr8, whole genome shotgun sequence contains these coding sequences:
- the Rfc1 gene encoding replication factor C subunit 1 isoform X6 — protein MDIRKFFGVISSGKKPVNETVKKNEKTKPSEGTVKGKKGVKEAKVNNPCKEDASRPKQHNKKKRIIYDSDSESEETVQVKNAKKKSEKLPVSCKPGKISRKDPVTYISETDEDDDFLCKKAASKSKENGVSTNSYLGASNVKKNEENTKTKSKPLSPIKLTPTSVLDYFGTESVQRSGKKMVASKKKESSQTPDDSRLNDEAIAKQLQLDEDAELERQLHEDEEFARTLALLDEEPKTKKARKDSEEGESFSPAKAELSKAAKQKSPANAEHFSIGRKTYSPAKYGKGRGSEGTKQPCRSAHQKEACSSLKASSKLALMKAQEENSYKETELLAAKRESAIEPKGEKTTPRKTKGSPTKRESVSPEDSEKKRTNYQAYRSYLNREGPKALGSKEIPKGAENCLEGLTFVITGVLESIEREEAKSLIERYGGKVTGNVSKKTSYLVMGRDSGQSKSDKAAALGTKILDEDGLLDLIRTMPGKKSKYEIAAEAEMKKEKSKLERTPQKNDQGKRKLSPTKRELEPKKSKLTPLKHSPRKAVKEEERVCPRGLDAKEPHGSHSASREECLLWVDKYKPTSLKNIIGQQGDQSCANKLLRWLRNWHKSSPEEKKHAAKFGKVASKDDGSSFKAALLSGPPGVGKTTTASLVCQELGYSYVELNASDTRSKNSLKAIVAESLNNTSIKGFYTSGASPSVSARHALIMDEVDGMAGNEDRGGIQELIGLIKHTKIPIICMCNDRNHPKIRSLVHYCFDLRFQRPRVEQIKSAMLSIAFKEGLKIPPPAMNEIILGANQDVRQVLHNLSMWCAQSKVLTYDQAKADSQRAKKDIRLGPFDVTRKVFAAGEETAHMSLMDKSDLFFHDYSIAPLFVQENYLHVKPVAAGGDMKKHLMLLSRAADSICDGDLVDNQIRSKQNWSLLPTQAIYASVVPGELMRGYMSQFPSFPSWLGKHSSTGKHDRTVQDLSLHMSLRTYSSKRTVNMDYLSHIRDALVRPLTSQGVEGVQRVVTLMDTYYLVKEDFDNIMEVSSWGGKPSTFSKLDPKVKAAFTRAYNKEAHLTPYSLQVVKASRPSIGPALDSEYNEESQEDATQSDEKEQDALETDAMIKKKTRSSKPSKSEKEKESKKGKGKNSKK, from the exons ATGAAGACGATGACTTTTTATGTAAAAAGGCAGCCTCCAAATCAAAAGAGAATGGAGTATCTACAAACAGTTACCTTGGAGCATCAAACgtgaaaaagaatgaagaaaacacTAAGACTAAGAGTAAACCGTTATCACCAATAAAACTAACACCGACATCAGTGCTTGATTATTTTGGAACTGAAAGTGTCCAGAGATCTGGGAAGAAGATGGTGGCGAGCAAAAAGAAAGAG TCTTCTCAAACCCCAGATGATTCCAGATTAAATGATGAGGCCATCGCCAAGCAGCTGCAGCTTGATGAAGATGCAGAG CTGGAGAGGCAGTTGCATGAAGATGAAGAATTTGCAAGAACActggccttgttggatgaagaACCTAAGACCAAAAAG gCTCGAAAGGACTCTGAAGAGGGAGAATCATTTTCACCTGCCAAAGCTGAGTTAAGCAAAGCAGCAAAGCAGAAGAGCCCTGCTAACG CAGAGCATTTCTCAATTGGAAGAAAGACCTACAGTCCTGCTAAGTACGGCAAGGGTAGAGGCTCAGAAGGCACCAAGCAGCCCTGCAGATCAGCTCACCAGAAGGAAGCCTGCTCCTCTCTCAAGGCCAGCTCCAAGCTGGCTCTTATGAAAGCACAAGAAGAAAATTcttacaaagaaacagaactgctGGCTGCAAAAAGAGAAAGTGCCATTGAGCCCAAAGGAGAGAAAACAACTCCTAGGAAAACGAAAGGCTCTCCAACTAAAAGAGAG TCTGTAAGCCCAGAAGATTCTGAAAAGAAGCGCACCAATTATCAAGCTTATCGAAGCTACTTAAATCGAGAAGGTCCCAAAGCCCTGGGCTCCAAAGAAATACCCAAG GGAGCTGAAAACTGCTTGGAGGGCCTGACGTTCGTGATCACCGGAGTGCTGGAGTCCATCGAACGAGAAGAAGCCAAGTCTCTAATTGAACGTTATGGGGGGAAAGTAACAGGAAACGTGAGCAAGAAAACCAGCTACCTCGTCATGGGCCGGGACAGCGGGCAGTCCAAGAGTGACAAG GCAGCAGCTCTGGGAACAAAAATCCTTGATGAAGACGGCCTGTTGGATCTGATTCGAACTATGCCGGGCAAAAAATCCAAGTACGAAATCGCTGCTGAGGCTGAG atgaagaaagaaaagtccaAATTGGAGAGAACACCCCAAAAAAATGAtcagggaaaaagaaaacttagTCCAACCAAGAGGGAGTTGGAGCCTAAAAAGAGCAAGCTGACTCCCCTTAAGCACAGCCCTCGGAAGGCAGTGAAGGAGGAGGAACGTGTGTGTCCGAGGGGCTTGGACGCCAAGGAGCCTCATGGCAGCCACAGTGCCAGCAGAGAGGAGTGCCTGCTCTGGGTGGATAAGTACAAGCCCACCTCACTCAAGAACATAATCGGACAGCAGGGTGACCAGAGCTGTGCCAACAAACTGCTACGCTGGCTCAGAAACTGGCACAAGAGTTCTCCAGAAGAGAAAAAGCATG CAGCAAAATTTGGCAAAGTTGCCAGCAAAGATGATGGCTCCAGTTTCAAGGCAGCACTGCTGTCTGGCCCTCCAGGTGTTGGCAAAACCACTACAGCTTCTCTTGTGTGTCAG GAATTGGGCTACAGTTATGTGGAACTAAATGCGAGTGATACTCGGAGTAAGAACAGTCTGAAAGCAATTGTTGCTGAGTCATTGAACAACACCAGCATCAAAGGCTTTTATACAA GTGGAGCATCTCCTTCTGTAAGTGCGAGGCATGCTCTCATCATGGATGAAGTTGATGGCATGGCGGGCAATGAGGACAGGGGTGGAATTCAG GAGCTAATAGGCCTGATAAAGCATACGAAAATTCCCATCATTTGTATGTGCAATGATAGAAATCACCCCAAAATCCGCTCATTGGTTCATTATTGTTTTGATCTTCGTTTCCAAAGACCTCGAGTTGAACAGATTAAG AGTGCAATGCTGTCTATTGCATTTAAAGAGGGATTAAAGATCCCACCTCCAGCtatgaatgaaataattttggGAGCTAATCAAGATGTCAGACAG GTTTTACACAATCTCAGTATGTGGTGTGCACAGAGTAAGGTCCTAACCTATGACCAAGCCAAGGCTGATTCTCAGAGGGCCAAGAAGGACATCAGATTG GGCCCATTTGATGTCACCCGGAAAGTGTTTGCAGCTGGAGAGGAGACTGCACACATGTCACTGATGGACAAATCGGATCTCTTTTTCCATGACTATTCCATTGCACCCCTCTTTGTCCAGGAGAACTACCTCCATGTAAAGCCTGTGGCTGCAGG GGGTGACATGAAAAAGCACTTGATGCTTTTAAGCCGGGCAGCAGATAGCATATGTGACGGTGACTTAGTGGACAATCAGATCCGGAGTAAGCAAAACTGGAGTCTTCTGCCCACACAG gcCATTTACGCCAGCGTTGTTCCTGGAGAGTTGATGAGGGGCTACATGTCTCAGTTTCCCAGCTTCCCAAGCTGGCTGGGAAAGCACTCGTCTACGGGCAAGCATGATCGGACTGTTCAGGACCTGTCCTTGCACATGAGTCTTAG aACTTACTCCAGCAAAAGGACAGTGAACATGGATTACCTGTCACACATCAGAGACGCACTTGTACGACCCTTGACCTCACAAGGAGTAGAAGGGGTTCAGCGTGTTGTCACACTTATGGATACATACTATTTGGTGAAAGAAGATTTTGACAACATCATGGAAGTTAGCAGCTGGGGGGGCAAGCCCAGTACCTTTTCCAAGCTGGACCCCAAG GTGAAAGCAGCCTTCACAAGAGCCTATAATAAGGAGGCCCACCTGACCCCATACTCACTTCAGGTGGTAAAGGCATCGAGGCCCAGCATAGGTCCAGCACTGGATTCTGAGTACAATGAAGAGTCACAGGAAGATGCCACTCAGTCTGATGAGAAAGAGCAGGATGCCCTAGAGACTGATGCCATGATCAAG AAAAAGACGAGATCTTCAAAGCCTTCAAAatcagaaaaagagaaggagtccaaaaaaggaaaaggaaaaaattcgAAGAAATGA
- the Rfc1 gene encoding replication factor C subunit 1 isoform X11 — MDIRKFFGVISSGKKPVNETVKKNEKTKPSEGTVKGKKGVKEAKVNNPCKEDASRPKQHNKKKRIIYDSDSESEETVQVKNAKKKSEKLPVSCKPGKISRKDPVTYISETDEDDDFLCKKAASKSKENGVSTNSYLGASNVKKNEENTKTKSKPLSPIKLTPTSVLDYFGTESVQRSGKKMVASKKKESSQTPDDSRLNDEAIAKQLQLDEDAELERQLHEDEEFARTLALLDEEPKTKKARKDSEEGESFSPAKAELSKAAKQKSPANEHFSIGRKTYSPAKYGKGRGSEGTKQPCRSAHQKEACSSLKASSKLALMKAQEENSYKETELLAAKRESAIEPKGEKTTPRKTKGSPTKRESVSPEDSEKKRTNYQAYRSYLNREGPKALGSKEIPKGAENCLEGLTFVITGVLESIEREEAKSLIERYGGKVTGNVSKKTSYLVMGRDSGQSKSDKAAALGTKILDEDGLLDLIRTMPGKKSKYEIAAEAEMKKEKSKLERTPQKNDQGKRKLSPTKRELEPKKSKLTPLKHSPRKAVKEEERVCPRGLDAKEPHGSHSASREECLLWVDKYKPTSLKNIIGQQGDQSCANKLLRWLRNWHKSSPEEKKHAKFGKVASKDDGSSFKAALLSGPPGVGKTTTASLVCQELGYSYVELNASDTRSKNSLKAIVAESLNNTSIKGFYTSGASPSVSARHALIMDEVDGMAGNEDRGGIQELIGLIKHTKIPIICMCNDRNHPKIRSLVHYCFDLRFQRPRVEQIKSAMLSIAFKEGLKIPPPAMNEIILGANQDVRQVLHNLSMWCAQSKVLTYDQAKADSQRAKKDIRLGPFDVTRKVFAAGEETAHMSLMDKSDLFFHDYSIAPLFVQENYLHVKPVAAGGDMKKHLMLLSRAADSICDGDLVDNQIRSKQNWSLLPTQAIYASVVPGELMRGYMSQFPSFPSWLGKHSSTGKHDRTVQDLSLHMSLRTYSSKRTVNMDYLSHIRDALVRPLTSQGVEGVQRVVTLMDTYYLVKEDFDNIMEVSSWGGKPSTFSKLDPKVKAAFTRAYNKEAHLTPYSLQVVKASRPSIGPALDSEYNEESQEDATQSDEKEQDALETDAMIKKKTRSSKPSKSEKEKESKKGKGKNSKK, encoded by the exons ATGAAGACGATGACTTTTTATGTAAAAAGGCAGCCTCCAAATCAAAAGAGAATGGAGTATCTACAAACAGTTACCTTGGAGCATCAAACgtgaaaaagaatgaagaaaacacTAAGACTAAGAGTAAACCGTTATCACCAATAAAACTAACACCGACATCAGTGCTTGATTATTTTGGAACTGAAAGTGTCCAGAGATCTGGGAAGAAGATGGTGGCGAGCAAAAAGAAAGAG TCTTCTCAAACCCCAGATGATTCCAGATTAAATGATGAGGCCATCGCCAAGCAGCTGCAGCTTGATGAAGATGCAGAG CTGGAGAGGCAGTTGCATGAAGATGAAGAATTTGCAAGAACActggccttgttggatgaagaACCTAAGACCAAAAAG gCTCGAAAGGACTCTGAAGAGGGAGAATCATTTTCACCTGCCAAAGCTGAGTTAAGCAAAGCAGCAAAGCAGAAGAGCCCTGCTAACG AGCATTTCTCAATTGGAAGAAAGACCTACAGTCCTGCTAAGTACGGCAAGGGTAGAGGCTCAGAAGGCACCAAGCAGCCCTGCAGATCAGCTCACCAGAAGGAAGCCTGCTCCTCTCTCAAGGCCAGCTCCAAGCTGGCTCTTATGAAAGCACAAGAAGAAAATTcttacaaagaaacagaactgctGGCTGCAAAAAGAGAAAGTGCCATTGAGCCCAAAGGAGAGAAAACAACTCCTAGGAAAACGAAAGGCTCTCCAACTAAAAGAGAG TCTGTAAGCCCAGAAGATTCTGAAAAGAAGCGCACCAATTATCAAGCTTATCGAAGCTACTTAAATCGAGAAGGTCCCAAAGCCCTGGGCTCCAAAGAAATACCCAAG GGAGCTGAAAACTGCTTGGAGGGCCTGACGTTCGTGATCACCGGAGTGCTGGAGTCCATCGAACGAGAAGAAGCCAAGTCTCTAATTGAACGTTATGGGGGGAAAGTAACAGGAAACGTGAGCAAGAAAACCAGCTACCTCGTCATGGGCCGGGACAGCGGGCAGTCCAAGAGTGACAAG GCAGCAGCTCTGGGAACAAAAATCCTTGATGAAGACGGCCTGTTGGATCTGATTCGAACTATGCCGGGCAAAAAATCCAAGTACGAAATCGCTGCTGAGGCTGAG atgaagaaagaaaagtccaAATTGGAGAGAACACCCCAAAAAAATGAtcagggaaaaagaaaacttagTCCAACCAAGAGGGAGTTGGAGCCTAAAAAGAGCAAGCTGACTCCCCTTAAGCACAGCCCTCGGAAGGCAGTGAAGGAGGAGGAACGTGTGTGTCCGAGGGGCTTGGACGCCAAGGAGCCTCATGGCAGCCACAGTGCCAGCAGAGAGGAGTGCCTGCTCTGGGTGGATAAGTACAAGCCCACCTCACTCAAGAACATAATCGGACAGCAGGGTGACCAGAGCTGTGCCAACAAACTGCTACGCTGGCTCAGAAACTGGCACAAGAGTTCTCCAGAAGAGAAAAAGCATG CAAAATTTGGCAAAGTTGCCAGCAAAGATGATGGCTCCAGTTTCAAGGCAGCACTGCTGTCTGGCCCTCCAGGTGTTGGCAAAACCACTACAGCTTCTCTTGTGTGTCAG GAATTGGGCTACAGTTATGTGGAACTAAATGCGAGTGATACTCGGAGTAAGAACAGTCTGAAAGCAATTGTTGCTGAGTCATTGAACAACACCAGCATCAAAGGCTTTTATACAA GTGGAGCATCTCCTTCTGTAAGTGCGAGGCATGCTCTCATCATGGATGAAGTTGATGGCATGGCGGGCAATGAGGACAGGGGTGGAATTCAG GAGCTAATAGGCCTGATAAAGCATACGAAAATTCCCATCATTTGTATGTGCAATGATAGAAATCACCCCAAAATCCGCTCATTGGTTCATTATTGTTTTGATCTTCGTTTCCAAAGACCTCGAGTTGAACAGATTAAG AGTGCAATGCTGTCTATTGCATTTAAAGAGGGATTAAAGATCCCACCTCCAGCtatgaatgaaataattttggGAGCTAATCAAGATGTCAGACAG GTTTTACACAATCTCAGTATGTGGTGTGCACAGAGTAAGGTCCTAACCTATGACCAAGCCAAGGCTGATTCTCAGAGGGCCAAGAAGGACATCAGATTG GGCCCATTTGATGTCACCCGGAAAGTGTTTGCAGCTGGAGAGGAGACTGCACACATGTCACTGATGGACAAATCGGATCTCTTTTTCCATGACTATTCCATTGCACCCCTCTTTGTCCAGGAGAACTACCTCCATGTAAAGCCTGTGGCTGCAGG GGGTGACATGAAAAAGCACTTGATGCTTTTAAGCCGGGCAGCAGATAGCATATGTGACGGTGACTTAGTGGACAATCAGATCCGGAGTAAGCAAAACTGGAGTCTTCTGCCCACACAG gcCATTTACGCCAGCGTTGTTCCTGGAGAGTTGATGAGGGGCTACATGTCTCAGTTTCCCAGCTTCCCAAGCTGGCTGGGAAAGCACTCGTCTACGGGCAAGCATGATCGGACTGTTCAGGACCTGTCCTTGCACATGAGTCTTAG aACTTACTCCAGCAAAAGGACAGTGAACATGGATTACCTGTCACACATCAGAGACGCACTTGTACGACCCTTGACCTCACAAGGAGTAGAAGGGGTTCAGCGTGTTGTCACACTTATGGATACATACTATTTGGTGAAAGAAGATTTTGACAACATCATGGAAGTTAGCAGCTGGGGGGGCAAGCCCAGTACCTTTTCCAAGCTGGACCCCAAG GTGAAAGCAGCCTTCACAAGAGCCTATAATAAGGAGGCCCACCTGACCCCATACTCACTTCAGGTGGTAAAGGCATCGAGGCCCAGCATAGGTCCAGCACTGGATTCTGAGTACAATGAAGAGTCACAGGAAGATGCCACTCAGTCTGATGAGAAAGAGCAGGATGCCCTAGAGACTGATGCCATGATCAAG AAAAAGACGAGATCTTCAAAGCCTTCAAAatcagaaaaagagaaggagtccaaaaaaggaaaaggaaaaaattcgAAGAAATGA
- the Rfc1 gene encoding replication factor C subunit 1 isoform X12 — MDIRKFFGVISSGKKPVNETVKKNEKTKPSEGTVKGKKGVKEAKVNNPCKEDASRPKQHNKKKRIIYDSDSESEETVQVKNAKKKSEKLPVSCKPGKISRKDPVTYISETDEDDDFLCKKAASKSKENGVSTNSYLGASNVKKNEENTKTKSKPLSPIKLTPTSVLDYFGTESVQRSGKKMVASKKKELERQLHEDEEFARTLALLDEEPKTKKARKDSEEGESFSPAKAELSKAAKQKSPANAEHFSIGRKTYSPAKYGKGRGSEGTKQPCRSAHQKEACSSLKASSKLALMKAQEENSYKETELLAAKRESAIEPKGEKTTPRKTKGSPTKRESVSPEDSEKKRTNYQAYRSYLNREGPKALGSKEIPKGAENCLEGLTFVITGVLESIEREEAKSLIERYGGKVTGNVSKKTSYLVMGRDSGQSKSDKAAALGTKILDEDGLLDLIRTMPGKKSKYEIAAEAEMKKEKSKLERTPQKNDQGKRKLSPTKRELEPKKSKLTPLKHSPRKAVKEEERVCPRGLDAKEPHGSHSASREECLLWVDKYKPTSLKNIIGQQGDQSCANKLLRWLRNWHKSSPEEKKHAAKFGKVASKDDGSSFKAALLSGPPGVGKTTTASLVCQELGYSYVELNASDTRSKNSLKAIVAESLNNTSIKGFYTSGASPSVSARHALIMDEVDGMAGNEDRGGIQELIGLIKHTKIPIICMCNDRNHPKIRSLVHYCFDLRFQRPRVEQIKSAMLSIAFKEGLKIPPPAMNEIILGANQDVRQVLHNLSMWCAQSKVLTYDQAKADSQRAKKDIRLGPFDVTRKVFAAGEETAHMSLMDKSDLFFHDYSIAPLFVQENYLHVKPVAAGGDMKKHLMLLSRAADSICDGDLVDNQIRSKQNWSLLPTQAIYASVVPGELMRGYMSQFPSFPSWLGKHSSTGKHDRTVQDLSLHMSLRTYSSKRTVNMDYLSHIRDALVRPLTSQGVEGVQRVVTLMDTYYLVKEDFDNIMEVSSWGGKPSTFSKLDPKVKAAFTRAYNKEAHLTPYSLQVVKASRPSIGPALDSEYNEESQEDATQSDEKEQDALETDAMIKVVYSALGRAPQRRWAPFCVKCHGVVRRAPQVVW; from the exons ATGAAGACGATGACTTTTTATGTAAAAAGGCAGCCTCCAAATCAAAAGAGAATGGAGTATCTACAAACAGTTACCTTGGAGCATCAAACgtgaaaaagaatgaagaaaacacTAAGACTAAGAGTAAACCGTTATCACCAATAAAACTAACACCGACATCAGTGCTTGATTATTTTGGAACTGAAAGTGTCCAGAGATCTGGGAAGAAGATGGTGGCGAGCAAAAAGAAAGAG CTGGAGAGGCAGTTGCATGAAGATGAAGAATTTGCAAGAACActggccttgttggatgaagaACCTAAGACCAAAAAG gCTCGAAAGGACTCTGAAGAGGGAGAATCATTTTCACCTGCCAAAGCTGAGTTAAGCAAAGCAGCAAAGCAGAAGAGCCCTGCTAACG CAGAGCATTTCTCAATTGGAAGAAAGACCTACAGTCCTGCTAAGTACGGCAAGGGTAGAGGCTCAGAAGGCACCAAGCAGCCCTGCAGATCAGCTCACCAGAAGGAAGCCTGCTCCTCTCTCAAGGCCAGCTCCAAGCTGGCTCTTATGAAAGCACAAGAAGAAAATTcttacaaagaaacagaactgctGGCTGCAAAAAGAGAAAGTGCCATTGAGCCCAAAGGAGAGAAAACAACTCCTAGGAAAACGAAAGGCTCTCCAACTAAAAGAGAG TCTGTAAGCCCAGAAGATTCTGAAAAGAAGCGCACCAATTATCAAGCTTATCGAAGCTACTTAAATCGAGAAGGTCCCAAAGCCCTGGGCTCCAAAGAAATACCCAAG GGAGCTGAAAACTGCTTGGAGGGCCTGACGTTCGTGATCACCGGAGTGCTGGAGTCCATCGAACGAGAAGAAGCCAAGTCTCTAATTGAACGTTATGGGGGGAAAGTAACAGGAAACGTGAGCAAGAAAACCAGCTACCTCGTCATGGGCCGGGACAGCGGGCAGTCCAAGAGTGACAAG GCAGCAGCTCTGGGAACAAAAATCCTTGATGAAGACGGCCTGTTGGATCTGATTCGAACTATGCCGGGCAAAAAATCCAAGTACGAAATCGCTGCTGAGGCTGAG atgaagaaagaaaagtccaAATTGGAGAGAACACCCCAAAAAAATGAtcagggaaaaagaaaacttagTCCAACCAAGAGGGAGTTGGAGCCTAAAAAGAGCAAGCTGACTCCCCTTAAGCACAGCCCTCGGAAGGCAGTGAAGGAGGAGGAACGTGTGTGTCCGAGGGGCTTGGACGCCAAGGAGCCTCATGGCAGCCACAGTGCCAGCAGAGAGGAGTGCCTGCTCTGGGTGGATAAGTACAAGCCCACCTCACTCAAGAACATAATCGGACAGCAGGGTGACCAGAGCTGTGCCAACAAACTGCTACGCTGGCTCAGAAACTGGCACAAGAGTTCTCCAGAAGAGAAAAAGCATG CAGCAAAATTTGGCAAAGTTGCCAGCAAAGATGATGGCTCCAGTTTCAAGGCAGCACTGCTGTCTGGCCCTCCAGGTGTTGGCAAAACCACTACAGCTTCTCTTGTGTGTCAG GAATTGGGCTACAGTTATGTGGAACTAAATGCGAGTGATACTCGGAGTAAGAACAGTCTGAAAGCAATTGTTGCTGAGTCATTGAACAACACCAGCATCAAAGGCTTTTATACAA GTGGAGCATCTCCTTCTGTAAGTGCGAGGCATGCTCTCATCATGGATGAAGTTGATGGCATGGCGGGCAATGAGGACAGGGGTGGAATTCAG GAGCTAATAGGCCTGATAAAGCATACGAAAATTCCCATCATTTGTATGTGCAATGATAGAAATCACCCCAAAATCCGCTCATTGGTTCATTATTGTTTTGATCTTCGTTTCCAAAGACCTCGAGTTGAACAGATTAAG AGTGCAATGCTGTCTATTGCATTTAAAGAGGGATTAAAGATCCCACCTCCAGCtatgaatgaaataattttggGAGCTAATCAAGATGTCAGACAG GTTTTACACAATCTCAGTATGTGGTGTGCACAGAGTAAGGTCCTAACCTATGACCAAGCCAAGGCTGATTCTCAGAGGGCCAAGAAGGACATCAGATTG GGCCCATTTGATGTCACCCGGAAAGTGTTTGCAGCTGGAGAGGAGACTGCACACATGTCACTGATGGACAAATCGGATCTCTTTTTCCATGACTATTCCATTGCACCCCTCTTTGTCCAGGAGAACTACCTCCATGTAAAGCCTGTGGCTGCAGG GGGTGACATGAAAAAGCACTTGATGCTTTTAAGCCGGGCAGCAGATAGCATATGTGACGGTGACTTAGTGGACAATCAGATCCGGAGTAAGCAAAACTGGAGTCTTCTGCCCACACAG gcCATTTACGCCAGCGTTGTTCCTGGAGAGTTGATGAGGGGCTACATGTCTCAGTTTCCCAGCTTCCCAAGCTGGCTGGGAAAGCACTCGTCTACGGGCAAGCATGATCGGACTGTTCAGGACCTGTCCTTGCACATGAGTCTTAG aACTTACTCCAGCAAAAGGACAGTGAACATGGATTACCTGTCACACATCAGAGACGCACTTGTACGACCCTTGACCTCACAAGGAGTAGAAGGGGTTCAGCGTGTTGTCACACTTATGGATACATACTATTTGGTGAAAGAAGATTTTGACAACATCATGGAAGTTAGCAGCTGGGGGGGCAAGCCCAGTACCTTTTCCAAGCTGGACCCCAAG GTGAAAGCAGCCTTCACAAGAGCCTATAATAAGGAGGCCCACCTGACCCCATACTCACTTCAGGTGGTAAAGGCATCGAGGCCCAGCATAGGTCCAGCACTGGATTCTGAGTACAATGAAGAGTCACAGGAAGATGCCACTCAGTCTGATGAGAAAGAGCAGGATGCCCTAGAGACTGATGCCATGATCAAGGTAGTGTACTCAGCGCTCGGCAGGGCACCTCAGAGGAGATGGGCTCCCTTCTGTGTAAAGTGCCATGGGGTAGTAAGGCGTGCTCCGCAGGTAGTGTGGTGA